The following proteins come from a genomic window of Proteinivorax hydrogeniformans:
- a CDS encoding acyl-CoA dehydratase activase: MYTVGIDVGSAAIKIVAFDGNDYKYTIEPTGWSPKSKGAEVYSRFLSDNKISSGHIKKVVATGYGGRRLDFIDEYKSEITCHGRGCHVLDPSIKGVIDIGGQDSKAMLLNGSGKVLDFTLNDKCAAGTGRFLQVTVNALGLDMDQIDALANNSKPLEIDNMCAVFAETEVLNLIVQGAKQGDILAGLLKSIALRIGSLAGKVDIEGEVAFCGGVAQSKVLTQMVEQYCNLKINKLENPQITGALGAAVIGF; the protein is encoded by the coding sequence TTGTACACTGTAGGAATAGATGTAGGGTCAGCTGCTATAAAGATAGTTGCTTTTGATGGTAACGATTATAAATACACAATTGAGCCCACTGGATGGTCTCCCAAAAGTAAAGGAGCGGAAGTTTATAGTCGTTTTCTTAGCGATAACAAAATTTCTTCTGGACATATCAAAAAGGTGGTTGCTACAGGTTATGGGGGAAGAAGATTAGATTTTATCGATGAATATAAAAGTGAGATAACCTGCCATGGCAGAGGGTGCCACGTTTTAGACCCTAGCATTAAGGGAGTTATAGACATAGGCGGTCAAGACAGCAAAGCCATGCTGCTAAACGGCAGTGGTAAGGTGCTAGATTTTACCTTAAATGACAAATGCGCCGCAGGGACAGGAAGGTTTCTTCAGGTCACAGTTAATGCCTTAGGACTAGATATGGACCAGATTGATGCTTTAGCAAATAACAGTAAGCCTCTAGAAATTGATAATATGTGCGCAGTATTTGCTGAAACAGAAGTACTTAATTTGATAGTTCAAGGGGCTAAGCAGGGAGATATTTTAGCAGGCCTATTAAAATCAATAGCCCTTAGAATTGGGAGCTTAGCTGGAAAGGTCGATATAGAGGGAGAAGTAGCTTTTTGCGGTGGTGTTGCTCAAAGCAAAGTACTAACACAAATGGTTGAGCAGTATTGCAATCTAAAAATTAATAAGCTAGAAAATCCGCAAATTACTGGAGCGTTAGGTGCGGCAGTAATAGGATTTTAG
- a CDS encoding double-cubane-cluster-containing anaerobic reductase, protein MRAKTMEYFDSLIAESAVKIKEEKEKGKKVMGYYCVFSPVELIEASGAFSVGLCATKQEPIAAAEKHLPRNLCPLIKSSYGFAITDKCPYFFFADAVMAETTCDGKKKMYELMADIKPMVVLDIPNSSVYEKRKQHWMDEIYRAKDFIKGQLGLDITEDKLKEKIKEHNEERKLLMELVALNKSNPTPISGSDLLKVLWGRQFKADREEYISKVKDLMEELQDIIANTDKVKGPRILVTGSPTGVGQEKVINAIEELGGQVVLQEACSGVKGLVDLVDEDKNPYEALAEKYMDIPCSCTSPNTRRFDLTNKLVEEYNIDGIVDITLQACHTYNIESYQLKKAVNAPFTQIETDYSQSDVEQIKLRISSLFELIEG, encoded by the coding sequence ATGCGAGCAAAAACAATGGAGTATTTTGATAGTCTGATTGCAGAAAGTGCTGTAAAAATCAAAGAGGAAAAAGAAAAAGGTAAAAAGGTTATGGGGTATTACTGTGTTTTTTCTCCTGTAGAACTAATAGAGGCATCGGGAGCTTTTAGCGTAGGCCTTTGTGCAACAAAACAGGAGCCGATAGCAGCAGCTGAAAAGCACCTGCCTAGGAATCTTTGTCCACTTATTAAATCAAGTTATGGATTTGCAATTACAGATAAATGTCCCTACTTTTTCTTTGCCGATGCCGTCATGGCTGAGACAACCTGTGATGGAAAAAAGAAAATGTATGAGCTGATGGCTGACATTAAGCCTATGGTTGTTCTTGATATACCTAACTCATCTGTTTATGAAAAAAGAAAACAACATTGGATGGACGAAATTTATAGAGCAAAAGACTTTATAAAAGGTCAGCTTGGACTTGATATTACTGAAGATAAGCTTAAAGAAAAGATTAAGGAACACAATGAAGAAAGAAAGCTTTTAATGGAACTTGTGGCACTAAATAAATCCAATCCAACCCCCATATCAGGCTCTGATCTTTTAAAAGTGCTTTGGGGCAGACAGTTTAAAGCTGATAGAGAAGAGTATATATCTAAAGTAAAGGATTTAATGGAGGAGCTTCAAGACATTATAGCTAATACCGATAAAGTCAAAGGACCAAGAATTTTAGTTACTGGTTCACCTACAGGAGTTGGACAGGAAAAAGTAATAAACGCAATAGAAGAGTTAGGTGGCCAGGTAGTTCTTCAGGAGGCATGTTCAGGAGTAAAAGGACTAGTTGATCTTGTAGATGAAGATAAAAACCCATATGAGGCCCTAGCTGAGAAATACATGGATATACCTTGCTCATGTACCTCCCCTAACACTAGGCGTTTTGATTTAACAAATAAACTTGTAGAAGAATACAACATCGATGGTATAGTAGACATAACACTACAAGCATGCCATACTTATAACATCGAGTCTTACCAGCTAAAAAAAGCAGTAAATGCTCCTTTTACCCAAATAGAAACTGACTATAGTCAATCAGATGTAGAACAAATTAAACTTAGAATAAGTTCCTTGTTTGAGTTAATTGAAGGGTAA
- a CDS encoding YgiQ family radical SAM protein has product MTNGFLPINEEDLLKRNITQLDFVIISGDAYVDHPSFGAAIIGRVLESQGFSVGIIPQPSWESADDFKLLGKPKYAFLITGGNIDSMVNHYTVSKKRRHDDSYSPGGQGHKRPDRATIVYANRAKEAYKDVPIILGGIEASLRRLAHYDYWDNKVRRSILLDSKADLLVYGMGEKQIVEIAEGLKSGLLIDHLTYIKGTVFKTSDPSSVYQGKFLPSFKEVSSDKSAYAKSFKLQYRNTDPISADTLIEQYNKNTYVVQNPPAPPMTTDELDSIYLLPFTKTYHPIYEKDGGVPAIKEVKFSLVSSRGCFGGCSFCALTFHQGRIIQNRSKEAIVNEAKEMVDMSDFKGYIHDVGGPTANFRTQACQKQTKHGVCTDKQCLYPKPCKNLKASHSDYSELLKELRDIQGVKKVFIRSGIRYDYLLKDTDDSFFEELCEHHVSGQLKVAPEHISPKVLSKMGKPKREVYEKFADKFYKVNRQIGKEQYLVPYLMSSHPGSDLDAAIELAEYLRDIGHTPEQVQDFYPTPGTLSTCMYYTEIDPRTMDEVYVPKAPHEKAMQRALIQYKNPKNYHLVLKALKKAGRMDLVGYGEKALIRPRKAVRI; this is encoded by the coding sequence ATGACTAATGGATTTTTACCTATAAATGAAGAAGATTTGTTAAAAAGGAATATAACCCAGTTAGATTTTGTTATAATCAGTGGTGATGCCTATGTAGATCACCCCTCATTTGGAGCTGCCATTATCGGCAGGGTCCTTGAAAGTCAGGGCTTTTCTGTGGGAATAATCCCCCAGCCCAGCTGGGAGTCAGCCGATGACTTTAAACTTTTAGGCAAACCCAAGTACGCTTTTTTAATTACCGGTGGTAACATTGATTCAATGGTCAACCACTATACCGTTTCAAAAAAACGCAGGCATGATGATAGCTACTCTCCTGGCGGGCAAGGGCACAAGCGGCCGGATAGGGCTACAATCGTCTACGCAAACAGAGCTAAAGAAGCATACAAGGATGTGCCGATAATCTTAGGTGGTATTGAAGCTAGTCTTAGGAGGCTGGCACATTACGATTATTGGGATAATAAAGTCCGTCGGTCAATTCTGCTAGATTCTAAAGCTGACCTTTTGGTCTATGGTATGGGAGAAAAACAAATTGTTGAAATAGCAGAAGGTTTAAAAAGTGGATTACTTATAGACCACTTAACCTATATTAAGGGTACTGTGTTTAAAACAAGTGATCCTTCTAGTGTATATCAGGGGAAATTCTTACCTTCTTTTAAAGAGGTTAGCTCAGACAAAAGCGCCTATGCCAAAAGCTTCAAACTCCAGTATAGAAATACTGACCCTATAAGCGCTGATACATTAATTGAGCAGTATAATAAAAATACTTATGTGGTACAAAACCCACCGGCCCCGCCGATGACAACAGATGAACTAGACAGCATCTATCTCCTCCCCTTTACTAAAACCTATCATCCTATATATGAGAAGGACGGCGGAGTTCCAGCTATAAAAGAGGTCAAGTTTAGCCTAGTAAGTAGCAGAGGTTGTTTTGGGGGCTGTTCATTTTGCGCCCTCACCTTTCATCAGGGGAGAATCATTCAAAACCGTAGTAAAGAGGCCATAGTTAATGAAGCAAAAGAAATGGTAGATATGAGCGATTTTAAAGGATATATCCATGATGTGGGCGGTCCCACAGCAAACTTTAGAACTCAAGCATGTCAAAAACAAACTAAACATGGAGTCTGTACTGACAAGCAGTGCTTATACCCCAAACCTTGTAAAAACCTTAAGGCAAGTCATAGTGATTATAGCGAGCTTTTAAAAGAGCTTAGAGATATTCAGGGTGTTAAAAAGGTGTTTATCCGCTCTGGGATTCGCTATGATTATCTTTTAAAGGACACGGATGATAGCTTTTTTGAGGAGTTATGTGAGCACCATGTCAGCGGACAGCTTAAAGTAGCACCAGAGCATATTTCACCTAAAGTTTTAAGTAAGATGGGTAAACCCAAGCGAGAAGTTTATGAAAAATTCGCCGATAAATTTTATAAAGTAAATAGGCAAATTGGAAAAGAACAATACTTAGTTCCTTATCTTATGTCAAGTCACCCCGGCTCTGACCTTGACGCTGCGATTGAGTTAGCGGAATATTTAAGAGATATAGGACATACGCCAGAACAGGTTCAAGATTTCTACCCCACTCCAGGCACTCTTTCTACATGTATGTATTATACTGAAATTGACCCTCGAACAATGGATGAGGTGTATGTGCCTAAAGCTCCCCACGAAAAGGCGATGCAACGAGCGCTAATTCAGTATAAAAACCCCAAAAATTATCATTTAGTTTTAAAGGCTTTAAAAAAAGCAGGTCGAATGGATCTTGTAGGTTACGGTGAAAAAGCCTTAATTAGACCTCGCAAAGCCGTTCGCATCTAA
- a CDS encoding cell wall hydrolase, with protein sequence MLIKAKVPAKNSMLFLVYTFIVVFTFLSVFGAIYFAQSISQQSNLRSYNSNYAYGLEKENDKDDHEYEASNTKYGGLKPNYYKGFNPKFSRDEVELLENIVTAESQGEPLKGKIAVVNVILNRVDNDHYPDSVEEVIFQQGQFNPTWDGSLERVNNITPKTKEAVGRAIEGQQSVPSNTLFFMNQEIAEDFTIANTRQYVKTIGNHTFFR encoded by the coding sequence ATGCTAATAAAGGCAAAAGTACCTGCTAAAAATAGTATGTTATTTTTGGTTTATACATTTATAGTAGTATTTACGTTCTTATCAGTGTTTGGAGCTATTTACTTTGCACAATCTATCTCACAGCAGTCGAACCTTAGGTCATATAACTCAAACTATGCTTATGGTCTAGAAAAAGAGAATGATAAAGATGATCACGAATATGAGGCGTCTAATACTAAATACGGTGGTCTAAAACCTAACTACTATAAAGGGTTTAACCCAAAATTTAGTAGAGATGAGGTTGAGCTGTTAGAAAATATTGTGACTGCTGAATCCCAAGGAGAACCATTAAAGGGCAAAATAGCAGTGGTTAATGTAATTTTAAACAGGGTAGATAACGACCACTACCCTGACTCAGTAGAAGAGGTGATATTTCAACAGGGACAATTTAACCCTACATGGGATGGTAGCCTAGAAAGAGTTAACAATATTACACCTAAAACAAAGGAAGCTGTTGGGCGCGCGATTGAAGGGCAGCAGTCGGTTCCTAGCAACACCTTGTTTTTTATGAACCAAGAAATTGCCGAGGACTTTACTATTGCTAACACACGGCAATATGTTAAAACCATTGGGAACCATACGTTCTTTAGGTAA